A DNA window from Ralstonia solanacearum K60 contains the following coding sequences:
- a CDS encoding YnfA family protein: MEFLRLAVLFALTALAEIVGCYLPWLVLRQARSAWLLMPAALSLALFAWLLTLHPTAAGRTYAAYGGMYIAVALAWLRLVDGATLTRWDLGGAAIALAGMAVIALQPQSA; encoded by the coding sequence GTGGAATTCCTCCGCCTCGCTGTCCTGTTCGCCCTCACGGCGCTCGCTGAAATCGTCGGGTGCTATCTGCCGTGGCTGGTCCTGCGGCAGGCCAGGAGTGCCTGGCTGCTGATGCCCGCGGCCCTGTCGCTCGCGCTGTTCGCGTGGCTGCTGACGCTGCACCCGACCGCCGCCGGACGGACCTACGCGGCGTACGGCGGCATGTATATCGCCGTGGCGCTGGCATGGCTGCGCTTGGTCGATGGCGCGACGCTGACACGCTGGGATCTCGGCGGCGCGGCGATCGCGCTGGCCGGCATGGCGGTGATCGCGCTGCAGCCACAGTCGGCGTGA
- the ltrA gene encoding group II intron reverse transcriptase/maturase, with protein sequence MMNEWEKSDSPIVATKPTNKPERSGAESVEPRGGAKGNTGWSHTRRTLSRESVSQRLDRVRQAARQRTKERFTALFHLIDIDLLETAFFWLQRKAAAGVDGVTWHDYEQNLEGNLKDLHGRLHRQAYRAQPSRRRYIPKADGKLRPLGIAALEDKIVQRALVEVLNAVYETDFLGFSYGFRPRRSQHDALDALATAIARTNVSWILDADISRFFDTVNHEWLTRFIGHRIGDQRVIRLIRKWLKAGAMEDGVIESTDEGTPQGSVISPLLANIYLHYVFDLWANQWRKRHAEGNVVIVRYADDVVVGFDKQHDAKRFKRAMQQRLAQFGLSVHPEKTRLIQFGRFAAQNRAARGLGKPETFNFLGFTHISGCARDGKFLLWRKTRRDRFRAALRQIKEGLQRRRHQSIREQGQWLRRVVQGYFNYHAVPTNFPALKAFRAHVINLWRRALRRRSQKDNTTWARVLRLAAQWLPRARILHPWPNMRFDAKHPRQEPGARIAHAGICAGGVQ encoded by the coding sequence ATGATGAACGAATGGGAGAAGTCGGACTCACCCATAGTAGCGACGAAGCCGACGAACAAACCTGAGCGATCGGGAGCGGAGTCGGTGGAGCCAAGGGGTGGGGCCAAGGGGAACACGGGCTGGTCACACACGCGCCGGACGCTGAGCCGGGAAAGCGTGTCCCAGAGACTGGACCGTGTGCGTCAAGCCGCAAGGCAAAGGACGAAGGAGAGGTTCACGGCGTTGTTCCATCTGATCGACATTGACCTGCTGGAGACGGCGTTCTTCTGGCTGCAGCGGAAGGCGGCCGCAGGGGTGGATGGCGTGACATGGCACGACTACGAGCAAAACCTGGAGGGAAATCTCAAAGACCTGCATGGGCGACTGCACCGGCAGGCCTATCGCGCGCAGCCCAGCCGCCGACGGTATATCCCGAAGGCCGATGGCAAGCTGCGTCCGCTGGGCATCGCCGCGCTGGAAGACAAGATCGTCCAACGCGCGCTGGTGGAGGTGCTCAACGCAGTCTACGAGACAGACTTCCTTGGTTTCTCTTACGGATTCCGTCCACGGCGCAGTCAGCACGATGCGCTGGATGCGTTAGCGACGGCAATTGCTCGTACAAACGTGAGCTGGATACTGGACGCCGACATCAGCCGGTTCTTCGACACGGTCAACCACGAGTGGCTGACCCGGTTCATAGGACACCGGATAGGCGACCAACGCGTGATCCGATTGATCCGCAAATGGCTAAAGGCAGGCGCGATGGAAGACGGGGTGATCGAGTCAACAGACGAGGGGACGCCGCAAGGGTCGGTCATCTCGCCGCTGCTGGCAAACATCTACCTGCATTACGTCTTCGACCTCTGGGCAAACCAATGGCGCAAGCGCCATGCCGAGGGGAACGTCGTGATCGTCAGGTACGCCGACGACGTCGTGGTCGGGTTCGACAAGCAGCACGATGCCAAGCGGTTCAAGCGGGCCATGCAGCAGAGGTTGGCGCAGTTTGGGCTGTCGGTGCACCCGGAGAAGACCCGCCTGATCCAGTTCGGCCGCTTTGCGGCGCAGAACCGGGCCGCGCGAGGTCTGGGCAAGCCGGAGACGTTCAACTTCCTTGGTTTTACCCACATCAGTGGCTGCGCCAGAGATGGCAAGTTCCTGCTGTGGCGTAAGACACGGCGCGACCGGTTTCGGGCCGCGTTACGTCAAATCAAGGAGGGACTACAGCGCAGACGGCATCAATCGATCCGCGAGCAAGGGCAATGGTTACGCCGCGTGGTACAGGGTTACTTTAACTACCACGCGGTGCCGACCAACTTCCCTGCGCTGAAAGCATTCCGGGCACATGTGATCAACCTCTGGAGGCGCGCGCTTCGGCGTCGCAGCCAGAAGGACAACACCACGTGGGCACGGGTTCTAAGGTTGGCAGCACAGTGGCTTCCCCGCGCTCGTATCCTTCACCCCTGGCCGAATATGCGCTTCGACGCCAAGCACCCAAGGCAAGAGCCCGGTGCGCGAATCGCGCACGCCGGGATCTGTGCGGGGGGTGTTCAGTAA
- a CDS encoding ATP-dependent helicase, which translates to MPDAAPTPQPPLTPDYLAQLNDQQRQAVEFGVSGADAAETGPLLVLAGAGSGKTQTLGWRVAHLVAHGADPQRILLLTFSRRAASELSSRAGHLLARAMQGNTGMRSAAGTTYQTALPWAGTFHGIGARLLREYAERIGLAPDFTIHDRSDSADLLNVVRHELNLSTKARRFPLKQTCLAIYSRAINAESPLDAVLKQHFPWCAMWQAQLRTLFDAYVEAKQAQHVLDYDDLLLYWHAMVSDAGLAAEIGARFDHILVDEYQDTNRLQATILRALRPDGRGLTVVGDDAQSIYAFRAATVRNILDFPRHFTRPARTVLLERNYRSTQPILDASNGVMRFATERFAKTLWTDRASTHRPRLVCVRDEAEQARCVAEQVLQHREGGLALKSQAVLFRTASHSAPLEIELTRRNIPFVKYGGLKFLEASHVKDVLSVLRWAENPRNRIAGFRVIQLLPGAGPATAARALDAMAEAADPIAALLAHEPPARLAGDWAALMALMATLRTPKHDAAWAGELGAVGAWYAPHLERLHDDAAVRQGDLDQLARMAATYASRERFLTEMTLDPPELTSDEPGDPHRDEDYLILSTIHSSKGQEWKAVYLLNAVDGCMPADLGAGSRDELEEERRLLYVAMTRARDHLDILVPQRFYVTQQTPNGDRHIYASRTRFIPPALLPLFEACAWPPPEPGAGADPAAEARAAAKVDLAKKMRGYWR; encoded by the coding sequence GTGCCCGACGCCGCTCCTACTCCGCAGCCCCCTCTCACGCCCGACTACCTGGCGCAGTTGAACGACCAGCAGCGCCAGGCCGTCGAATTCGGCGTTTCCGGGGCCGACGCGGCGGAAACCGGCCCGCTGCTGGTGCTGGCGGGCGCGGGCTCCGGCAAGACGCAGACGCTGGGCTGGCGCGTGGCGCACCTGGTGGCCCATGGCGCCGATCCGCAGCGCATCCTGCTGCTGACGTTCTCGCGCCGGGCAGCGAGCGAGCTGTCCAGCCGCGCCGGCCACCTGCTGGCGCGTGCCATGCAAGGCAACACCGGCATGCGGTCGGCCGCCGGCACCACGTACCAGACCGCCCTGCCCTGGGCCGGCACCTTCCACGGCATCGGCGCGCGCCTGCTGCGCGAATACGCTGAGCGCATCGGCCTTGCGCCCGATTTCACCATCCACGACCGCAGCGACTCGGCCGATCTGCTCAATGTCGTGCGGCATGAGTTGAACCTGTCGACCAAGGCGCGCCGCTTCCCGCTCAAGCAGACCTGCCTGGCGATCTACTCGCGCGCCATCAACGCCGAGAGCCCGCTGGATGCCGTGCTCAAGCAGCACTTCCCGTGGTGCGCGATGTGGCAGGCGCAGCTGCGCACGCTGTTCGACGCCTACGTCGAAGCCAAGCAGGCCCAGCATGTCCTCGACTACGACGACCTGCTGCTGTACTGGCACGCGATGGTGTCCGACGCCGGCCTGGCCGCCGAGATCGGCGCGCGCTTCGACCACATCCTCGTCGACGAATACCAGGACACCAACCGGCTGCAGGCAACGATCCTGCGCGCGCTGCGCCCGGACGGCCGCGGCCTGACGGTGGTCGGCGACGATGCGCAGTCCATCTACGCCTTCCGCGCGGCGACGGTGCGCAACATCCTCGACTTCCCGCGCCATTTCACGCGGCCGGCACGCACGGTGCTGCTGGAGCGCAATTACCGCTCCACGCAGCCGATCCTGGACGCCTCCAACGGCGTGATGCGCTTTGCCACCGAGCGCTTTGCCAAGACGCTGTGGACCGACCGCGCCTCGACCCACCGCCCACGCCTGGTCTGCGTGCGCGACGAGGCCGAGCAGGCGCGCTGCGTGGCCGAGCAGGTGCTGCAGCATCGCGAGGGCGGGCTGGCGCTGAAATCGCAGGCCGTGCTGTTCCGGACCGCCAGCCACAGCGCGCCGCTGGAGATCGAACTGACCCGCCGCAACATTCCCTTCGTGAAGTACGGCGGGCTCAAATTCCTGGAAGCCTCGCACGTCAAGGACGTGCTGTCGGTGCTGCGCTGGGCCGAGAACCCGCGCAACCGCATCGCCGGCTTCCGCGTCATCCAATTGCTGCCGGGCGCCGGCCCCGCCACCGCCGCGCGCGCGCTCGATGCCATGGCCGAGGCGGCCGACCCGATCGCCGCGCTGCTGGCCCATGAGCCGCCCGCCCGCCTGGCCGGCGACTGGGCGGCACTGATGGCGCTGATGGCCACGCTGCGCACGCCGAAGCACGACGCGGCCTGGGCCGGCGAACTGGGAGCCGTCGGCGCATGGTATGCGCCCCACCTGGAGCGCCTGCACGATGATGCGGCCGTCCGCCAGGGCGACCTCGACCAGCTCGCCCGCATGGCCGCCACCTATGCCTCGCGCGAGCGCTTCCTGACCGAAATGACGCTCGATCCGCCCGAGCTGACCAGCGATGAACCCGGCGACCCGCACCGCGACGAGGACTACCTGATCCTGTCGACCATCCACTCCTCCAAGGGCCAGGAGTGGAAGGCCGTCTACCTGCTCAATGCCGTGGACGGCTGCATGCCCGCCGACCTCGGCGCCGGCTCGCGCGACGAGCTGGAGGAGGAGCGCCGGCTGCTCTACGTGGCCATGACGCGCGCCCGCGACCACCTCGACATCCTGGTGCCGCAGCGCTTCTACGTCACGCAGCAGACGCCGAACGGCGACCGGCACATCTATGCATCGCGCACGCGCTTCATTCCGCCGGCGCTGCTGCCGCTGTTCGAGGCCTGCGCCTGGCCGCCGCCCGAACCCGGTGCCGGTGCCGACCCGGCGGCCGAGGCACGCGCGGCGGCCAAGGTCGACCTGGCCAAGAAGATGCGCGGCTACTGGCGCTAG
- the mdtD gene encoding multidrug transporter subunit MdtD, which produces MSSFVSVDKSLQPLLWLVAVGLFMQTLDATIVNTALPAMARSLSESPLQMQSVIIAYTLTTAMLMPASGWLADRFGTRRMFFAAIFLFTVGSLLCAESRTLTMLIVSRVVQGVGGALLMPVGRLTVLRVVPRGQFLPAMSFVTIPGLIGPLIGPTLGGWLVEAVSWHWIFLINLPVGVIGALVTLKVMPDIRGDAGDAFDWAGYGMLAFGMAAVSFSLDGLSDLGFRRATVLVLLMFGLAALTAYWLHAGRAKQALFPRALFAIPSFSVGILGNLFARIGAGGMPFLIPLLLQVGLGYSPLQAGLMMVPVAVAGMAAKPLGNWLVRQYGYRRMLFGNTLLLGLMIVSFALSSPHEPLWLRIVQLAAFGTFNSMQFTAMNALTLRDLSGAQASAGNSMLSMVMMLSMSLGVAAAGALLNGFSEYAGGQLADTLGAFHKAYVCVGLITAAAGWIFAQLPHEAAQQVVRRPEVEAE; this is translated from the coding sequence ATGTCTTCTTTCGTCTCCGTCGACAAATCCTTGCAACCGCTGCTGTGGTTGGTGGCTGTCGGCCTGTTCATGCAGACGCTGGATGCCACCATCGTCAACACGGCCCTGCCGGCCATGGCGCGCAGCTTGTCCGAGAGCCCGCTGCAGATGCAGTCCGTCATCATCGCCTACACGCTGACGACGGCCATGCTGATGCCCGCGTCCGGCTGGCTGGCCGACCGGTTCGGCACCCGGCGCATGTTCTTCGCGGCCATCTTCCTCTTCACCGTCGGCTCTCTGCTGTGCGCGGAGTCGCGCACGCTGACCATGCTGATCGTCTCGCGCGTGGTGCAGGGCGTGGGCGGCGCGCTGCTGATGCCGGTGGGGCGGCTGACCGTGCTGCGCGTGGTGCCGCGCGGGCAGTTCCTGCCGGCCATGAGCTTTGTCACGATTCCGGGCCTGATCGGTCCGCTGATCGGCCCGACGCTGGGCGGCTGGCTGGTCGAGGCGGTGTCGTGGCACTGGATCTTCCTGATCAACCTGCCGGTGGGCGTCATCGGCGCGCTGGTCACGCTCAAGGTGATGCCCGACATCCGCGGCGATGCGGGCGACGCGTTCGACTGGGCCGGCTACGGGATGCTGGCGTTCGGCATGGCGGCTGTGTCGTTCTCGCTCGACGGCCTGTCCGACCTGGGTTTCCGTCGCGCCACGGTGCTGGTGTTGCTGATGTTCGGGCTGGCCGCGCTCACGGCGTATTGGCTGCACGCCGGGCGTGCGAAGCAGGCGCTGTTTCCGCGCGCGCTGTTCGCCATTCCGAGTTTTTCGGTCGGTATTCTCGGCAACCTGTTCGCGCGCATCGGCGCTGGCGGCATGCCGTTCCTGATCCCGTTGTTGCTGCAAGTGGGGCTGGGGTATTCGCCCCTGCAGGCCGGGCTGATGATGGTGCCGGTGGCGGTGGCCGGTATGGCGGCCAAGCCGCTGGGCAACTGGCTGGTCAGGCAGTATGGCTATCGGCGCATGCTGTTCGGCAACACGCTGCTGCTTGGCCTGATGATCGTGAGCTTTGCGCTGTCGAGCCCGCACGAGCCGCTGTGGCTGCGTATCGTGCAACTGGCGGCGTTCGGCACCTTCAACTCGATGCAGTTCACCGCCATGAACGCGCTCACGCTGCGCGACCTGAGCGGGGCGCAGGCCAGTGCGGGCAACAGCATGCTGTCGATGGTGATGATGCTGTCGATGAGCCTGGGCGTGGCCGCCGCCGGTGCGCTGCTGAACGGCTTCAGCGAATACGCGGGCGGACAGCTGGCCGACACGCTGGGCGCCTTCCATAAGGCTTATGTCTGCGTGGGGCTCATCACCGCCGCCGCCGGGTGGATCTTCGCGCAGTTGCCGCACGAAGCGGCCCAGCAGGTGGTCAGGCGGCCGGAGGTCGAGGCCGAGTAG
- the fumC gene encoding class II fumarate hydratase, with amino-acid sequence MTTRTERDTFGPIEVPADRLWGAQTQRSLQNFDIAGDRMPRELIDALARIKRASATVNQRLGLLPADKANAIIAAADEVIAGRHPDEFPLVVWQTGSGTQSNMNMNEVLANLASELLGGERGEARRVHPNDDVNRSQSSNDVFPTAMHVAAVTAITRHLLPSLRTLRETLARKATDFDDIIKIGRTHLQDATPLTLGQEFSGYAAQLQHSETHLNAALPHLCELALGGTAVGTGLNAPAGYAEQVAAELAALTGLPFVTSPNKFETMASADGVVHAHGALKTLAASLTKIANDIRWLASGPRSGLGELSIPENEPGSSIMPGKVNPTQSEAMTMLCAQVFGNDVAINIGGASGNFELNVFRPMIAYNFQHSVRLLADGMRSFNDHCAVGIEPNRERIAELVQRSLMLVTALNPHIGYDKSAQIAKKAHKEGSSLREAALALGYVTAEQFDAWVRPEKMVGR; translated from the coding sequence ATGACGACCCGTACCGAACGCGATACCTTTGGCCCCATCGAAGTCCCCGCCGACCGCCTGTGGGGCGCGCAGACGCAGCGCTCGCTGCAGAACTTCGACATCGCCGGCGACCGCATGCCGCGCGAGCTGATCGACGCGCTGGCCCGCATCAAGCGCGCCAGCGCCACCGTCAACCAGCGCCTGGGCCTGCTGCCGGCCGACAAGGCGAACGCCATCATCGCCGCGGCCGACGAGGTCATCGCCGGCAGGCATCCGGACGAATTCCCGCTGGTGGTCTGGCAGACCGGCTCCGGCACGCAGAGCAACATGAACATGAACGAGGTGCTCGCCAACCTCGCCAGTGAACTGCTGGGCGGCGAGCGCGGCGAAGCCCGCCGGGTGCACCCCAACGACGACGTGAACCGCAGCCAGTCGTCCAACGACGTGTTCCCGACGGCGATGCACGTGGCGGCCGTCACCGCCATCACGCGGCACCTGCTGCCGTCGCTGCGCACGCTGCGCGAGACGCTGGCGCGGAAGGCCACGGACTTCGACGACATCATCAAGATCGGCCGCACCCACCTGCAGGACGCCACCCCGCTCACGCTCGGCCAGGAGTTCTCCGGCTACGCCGCACAGCTGCAGCACAGCGAGACCCACCTGAACGCCGCGCTGCCGCACCTGTGCGAACTGGCGCTGGGCGGCACGGCGGTCGGCACCGGCCTGAACGCGCCGGCCGGCTATGCCGAACAGGTCGCCGCCGAACTCGCCGCGCTGACCGGCCTGCCCTTTGTCACCTCGCCCAACAAGTTCGAGACCATGGCCTCGGCCGACGGCGTGGTGCACGCGCACGGCGCCCTGAAGACGCTGGCCGCCAGCCTCACCAAGATCGCCAACGACATCCGCTGGCTGGCGAGCGGCCCGCGCAGCGGCCTGGGCGAGCTGTCCATTCCCGAGAACGAGCCGGGCTCGTCCATCATGCCGGGCAAGGTCAACCCGACCCAGAGCGAGGCGATGACGATGCTGTGCGCGCAGGTGTTCGGCAACGATGTCGCCATCAACATCGGCGGGGCCTCGGGCAACTTCGAGCTGAACGTGTTCCGGCCGATGATCGCCTACAACTTCCAGCACAGCGTGCGCCTGCTGGCCGACGGCATGCGCAGCTTCAACGACCACTGCGCGGTCGGCATCGAACCCAACCGCGAGCGCATCGCCGAGCTGGTGCAGCGCTCGCTGATGCTGGTGACGGCGCTCAACCCGCATATCGGCTACGACAAATCGGCGCAGATCGCCAAGAAGGCGCACAAGGAAGGCAGTAGCCTGCGCGAGGCGGCGCTGGCGCTGGGGTATGTGACGGCCGAGCAGTTCGATGCGTGGGTGCGGCCGGAGAAGATGGTGGGCCGTTGA
- a CDS encoding type IV pilin protein, with translation MKSSLTFPVGRHAAGFTLIELMITLAIVAILVALAYPSYNNYIMKSHRADAKTALLDLASRQERYFALQNNYASTPSALGYAGTAFPLALQTNGQTYYQLSVQVTGSPGTSTLPGFSASAVPASPGPQQSDACGTYTINQLGVQGNSGNTTSQCW, from the coding sequence ATGAAATCTTCTCTGACTTTTCCTGTGGGCCGGCATGCGGCGGGCTTCACGCTCATCGAGCTGATGATCACGTTGGCCATCGTGGCCATCCTGGTCGCGCTCGCCTATCCGTCCTACAACAACTACATCATGAAGTCGCACCGGGCCGACGCCAAGACGGCCCTGCTGGATCTGGCCTCGCGTCAGGAGCGCTATTTCGCGCTGCAGAACAACTACGCGAGCACGCCGTCCGCGCTGGGCTATGCCGGCACGGCGTTCCCCCTCGCGCTCCAGACCAACGGGCAGACCTATTACCAACTGTCCGTGCAAGTCACCGGGTCGCCGGGGACCAGCACGCTGCCGGGCTTTTCGGCTTCGGCCGTGCCGGCCAGTCCCGGTCCCCAGCAGTCGGATGCTTGCGGCACCTACACCATCAATCAGTTGGGTGTGCAGGGCAACAGCGGTAACACCACATCGCAGTGCTGGTAA